A single Cellulomonas sp. SLBN-39 DNA region contains:
- a CDS encoding ABC transporter substrate-binding protein: MSRTTGRSRRAVATASVCLAGLITVTACSAPGASTTDDGTADAVATGDMTCGTEDVTLSAYVETGFPLAQELFDEFTVQHPNVTFDVREDQFAVITQNAPRVLADNPPDLMRLPQVSELAADGLLYDLDAAAEAFGWDEWPASQLEQMRVDEDGRRGSGPLYAMGLNFSMTGVFYNKELAAQIGMTGAPETLAELDDALAKAKAAGITPIAQFNGGATGGLAFPLQGLMASYGEPAEINSWTYQQPGATIDTPTTVEAAAHLQRWIEAGYFADDVNSLDYSMMMSRFIDGESLFIFNGDWESGNLDTQMPGNVGFFLVPPVEQGGEVGAMSAPLTYGISARAEHPECAAYFLDWVATDETARTISVEVGGSHPMGPADAFLPEVADDTVTAQTLAAGATIGEDDGAMEFIANATGAIYAKSWTPNLQKLVAGEIDAAGLLAAVQADYESEIGG, from the coding sequence GTGTCTCGAACGACTGGAAGGTCCCGGCGCGCGGTCGCGACCGCGTCCGTGTGCCTCGCGGGGCTCATCACCGTGACCGCGTGCAGCGCACCTGGCGCGAGCACGACCGACGACGGCACCGCCGACGCCGTGGCCACGGGCGACATGACCTGCGGCACCGAGGACGTGACGCTCAGCGCCTACGTGGAGACGGGCTTCCCGCTCGCCCAGGAGCTGTTCGACGAGTTCACGGTCCAGCACCCGAACGTCACGTTCGACGTGCGCGAGGACCAGTTCGCCGTCATTACCCAGAACGCGCCCCGCGTGCTGGCCGACAACCCGCCCGACCTCATGCGCCTGCCCCAGGTGTCCGAGCTCGCCGCCGACGGCCTGCTCTACGACCTGGACGCCGCCGCCGAGGCCTTCGGCTGGGACGAGTGGCCCGCGTCGCAGCTCGAGCAGATGCGCGTCGACGAGGACGGGCGCCGCGGCAGCGGCCCGCTCTACGCGATGGGCCTGAACTTCTCGATGACCGGCGTCTTCTACAACAAGGAGCTCGCGGCGCAGATCGGCATGACGGGCGCCCCGGAGACCCTCGCCGAGCTCGACGACGCGCTCGCGAAGGCGAAGGCCGCGGGCATCACGCCCATCGCGCAGTTCAACGGCGGCGCCACGGGCGGGCTCGCGTTCCCGCTCCAGGGCCTCATGGCCTCGTACGGCGAGCCCGCGGAGATCAACTCCTGGACCTACCAGCAGCCCGGCGCGACGATCGACACCCCGACGACCGTCGAGGCCGCCGCGCACCTGCAGCGGTGGATCGAGGCCGGCTACTTCGCCGACGACGTCAACTCCCTCGACTACTCGATGATGATGAGCCGCTTCATCGACGGCGAGAGCCTGTTCATCTTCAACGGCGACTGGGAGTCGGGGAACCTCGACACCCAGATGCCCGGCAACGTCGGGTTCTTCCTCGTGCCGCCCGTCGAGCAGGGCGGCGAGGTCGGCGCCATGTCCGCGCCGCTGACGTACGGGATCTCCGCTCGGGCCGAGCACCCCGAGTGCGCCGCGTACTTCCTCGACTGGGTCGCGACGGACGAGACGGCCCGCACCATCTCCGTCGAGGTCGGCGGCTCGCACCCCATGGGCCCGGCCGACGCGTTCCTCCCCGAGGTCGCCGACGACACCGTGACCGCTCAGACCCTCGCGGCCGGCGCCACCATCGGCGAGGACGACGGCGCGATGGAGTTCATCGCGAACGCCACCGGGGCGATCTACGCCAAGAGCTGGACCCCGAACCTGCAGAAGCTCGTGGCCGGCGAGATCGACGCGGCGGGCCTGCTCGCGGCCGTCCAGGCGGACTACGAGAGCGAGATCGGCGGCTGA
- a CDS encoding carbohydrate ABC transporter permease codes for MVTSTSRRHEGVPVTQTAVPPAAAVSAGPTPRPARRRSWSGWGFVGPFMAVFALVFLAPIAYSIYLSVFRTQLIGGTTFVGFENYARAFGDAQLWAALGRVSLFLLVQVPVMLGIALLVALALDSGRLFGRDFFRISIFLPYAVPAVVATLMWGFMYGTRFGLVGNINDALGVALPNPLAPDLVLAAIGNIVTWEFVGYNMLIFYSALRTIPTSLYEAAQIDGAGQWRVIRAIKLPAIRGALVIATIFSIIGSFQLFNEPSILQALAPNAITTYFTPNLYAYSLSFSGQQYNYSATVAIIMGLLTMVIAYVVQLRGMRKEA; via the coding sequence ATGGTGACGTCAACATCTCGGCGCCACGAAGGAGTGCCCGTGACCCAGACCGCCGTGCCGCCCGCGGCCGCCGTCTCCGCCGGCCCGACGCCGCGCCCCGCCCGCCGCCGCTCGTGGTCCGGCTGGGGGTTCGTCGGCCCCTTCATGGCGGTCTTCGCCCTCGTCTTCCTCGCCCCGATCGCGTACTCGATCTACCTCAGCGTGTTCCGCACGCAGCTCATCGGCGGCACGACGTTCGTGGGGTTCGAGAACTACGCCCGCGCGTTCGGCGACGCCCAGCTGTGGGCGGCCCTCGGGCGGGTCAGCCTCTTCCTCCTGGTGCAGGTGCCCGTGATGCTCGGCATCGCCCTGCTGGTGGCGCTGGCGCTGGACTCCGGGCGGCTGTTCGGGCGGGACTTCTTCCGCATCTCGATCTTCCTGCCCTACGCCGTGCCGGCCGTCGTCGCCACCCTCATGTGGGGCTTCATGTACGGCACCCGGTTCGGCCTGGTCGGCAACATCAACGACGCCCTCGGCGTCGCGCTGCCGAACCCGCTCGCCCCGGACCTCGTGCTCGCCGCGATCGGCAACATCGTGACCTGGGAGTTCGTCGGCTACAACATGCTGATCTTCTACTCCGCGCTGCGCACGATCCCCACCTCGCTGTACGAGGCGGCGCAGATCGACGGCGCCGGGCAGTGGCGCGTGATCCGGGCGATCAAGCTCCCCGCGATCCGCGGCGCGCTCGTCATCGCGACCATCTTCTCCATCATCGGCAGCTTCCAGCTGTTCAACGAGCCCAGCATCCTGCAGGCGCTGGCGCCGAACGCGATCACCACGTACTTCACGCCGAACCTGTACGCGTACTCGCTGTCCTTCTCCGGCCAGCAGTACAACTACTCGGCCACCGTGGCCATCATCATGGGCCTGCTCACGATGGTGATCGCCTACGTCGTCCAGCTGCGCGGCATGCGCAAGGAGGCGTGA
- a CDS encoding carbohydrate ABC transporter permease: MTTTTVTPRRSTGPRLRRARGFSADRPRRSPLLTVLTGIVLVYSLLPLAWLLVNATKTQADLFSSFGLWFGDSFALFSNIGQTLTYDDGIFVRWFANTLLYVVLGAGGATALAVLGGYGLAKFDFPGKKGVFATVIGAVAVPGTALAVPTFLMFSQMGLTNTPWSVIIPSLISPFGLYLMWTFAAEAIPTELLEAARMDGAGEARTFAQICLPLLAPGIVTVLLFTMVATWNNYFLPLIMLKDPDWYPLTLGLNAWNAQAATAGGEAIFNLVITGAVLTIVPLVVAFLFLQRYWQSGLAAGSVKE, translated from the coding sequence ATGACCACCACCACCGTGACCCCCCGCCGGTCCACCGGGCCGCGTCTGCGCCGGGCCCGCGGCTTCTCCGCCGACCGTCCCCGCCGCAGCCCGCTGCTGACGGTCCTCACCGGGATCGTGCTCGTCTACTCGCTGCTGCCGCTGGCGTGGCTGCTCGTGAACGCGACCAAGACGCAGGCCGACCTGTTCTCGTCCTTCGGCCTGTGGTTCGGCGACTCGTTCGCCCTGTTCAGCAACATCGGGCAGACCCTGACCTACGACGACGGCATCTTCGTGCGCTGGTTCGCCAACACGCTCCTGTACGTGGTGCTCGGTGCCGGCGGCGCGACCGCGCTCGCCGTGCTCGGCGGGTACGGGCTGGCCAAGTTCGACTTCCCCGGCAAGAAGGGCGTGTTCGCCACCGTCATCGGCGCCGTGGCCGTGCCCGGCACCGCGCTGGCCGTGCCCACGTTCCTCATGTTCAGCCAGATGGGCCTGACCAACACCCCGTGGTCGGTCATCATCCCGTCGCTGATCTCGCCGTTCGGGCTGTACCTGATGTGGACCTTCGCCGCCGAGGCGATCCCCACCGAGCTGCTCGAGGCCGCCCGCATGGACGGCGCCGGCGAGGCCCGCACGTTCGCCCAGATCTGCCTGCCGCTGCTGGCCCCGGGCATCGTCACGGTGCTGCTCTTCACGATGGTCGCGACGTGGAACAACTACTTCCTGCCGCTCATCATGCTCAAGGACCCCGACTGGTACCCGCTGACGCTCGGCCTCAACGCGTGGAACGCGCAGGCCGCCACCGCGGGCGGCGAGGCGATCTTCAACCTCGTCATCACCGGCGCCGTGCTGACCATCGTGCCGCTGGTGGTCGCCTTCCTCTTCCTGCAGCGCTACTGGCAGTCCGGCCTCGCGGCCGGCTCCGTCAAGGAGTGA
- a CDS encoding type II toxin-antitoxin system VapC family toxin, producing the protein MRILADTHVLLWWLGDDPRLPDRHRTSLSDGATEVLYSAVSIAEIAIKTSLGKLVAPADLVRALDDEGFTPLPLRPAHAAALRDLPWHHRDPFDRMLVAQAMVEDVALASVDARVAAYDVRIV; encoded by the coding sequence GTGAGGATCCTCGCCGACACGCACGTGCTGCTGTGGTGGCTCGGCGACGACCCGCGCCTGCCCGACCGCCACCGGACGTCGCTGTCGGACGGCGCGACCGAGGTGCTCTACTCGGCCGTGAGCATCGCCGAGATCGCGATCAAGACGTCACTGGGCAAGCTCGTGGCACCGGCGGACCTCGTGAGGGCGCTCGACGACGAAGGCTTCACCCCGCTCCCGCTGCGGCCCGCGCACGCGGCCGCGCTGCGCGACCTCCCCTGGCACCATCGCGATCCCTTCGACCGCATGCTGGTCGCCCAGGCGATGGTCGAGGACGTCGCGCTGGCCTCGGTCGATGCGCGCGTCGCCGCGTACGACGTGCGCATCGTCTGA
- a CDS encoding ABC transporter substrate-binding protein: MTRSTRTTLRRTALRGAAVAGALALTLTACSGGGTADPEAAAEEGGELTVWAWDPTVEPIAEAYMEAHDGVTIEVVNAGTGNDQYTALQNAIAAGSGVPDLAQIEYYALPQFAIGESLADVSELGAAELDGTFTPGPWSAVQQGEGIYGLPLDSGPMALFYNATVFEEHGIEVPETWDAYVEAARALHEADPSIYITNDTGDAGFTTSMIWQAGGQPYTVDGTDVTIDFTDEGSTAFAETWQQLVEEELVAPISSWSDEWYQGLGDGSIATLTIGAWMPGNFESGVPDAAGDWRVAPMPQWTEGASDTAENGGSAMSVTEASENKALAYDFLEFASAGDGVQIRLDGGGFPATVADLESEEFLSQESEYFGGQKINEVLAQSAADVVEGWQYLPFQVYANSIFNDTVGQAYVSGTTITDGLADWQDASITYGNDQGFTVD; this comes from the coding sequence ATGACCCGCTCGACCCGCACCACCCTGCGCCGCACGGCGCTGCGCGGCGCCGCCGTGGCCGGCGCGCTCGCCCTCACGCTGACCGCGTGCTCCGGCGGCGGCACGGCCGACCCCGAGGCCGCGGCCGAGGAGGGCGGCGAGCTCACCGTCTGGGCCTGGGACCCGACGGTCGAGCCCATCGCCGAGGCGTACATGGAGGCCCACGACGGCGTGACGATCGAGGTCGTCAACGCCGGCACCGGCAACGACCAGTACACCGCCCTGCAGAACGCGATCGCCGCCGGCTCGGGCGTGCCCGACCTCGCGCAGATCGAGTACTACGCGCTGCCGCAGTTCGCGATCGGCGAGTCCCTGGCGGACGTCAGCGAGCTCGGCGCCGCCGAGCTCGACGGCACGTTCACCCCCGGCCCGTGGAGCGCCGTCCAGCAGGGCGAGGGCATCTACGGCCTGCCGCTCGACTCCGGCCCGATGGCGCTGTTCTACAACGCCACGGTGTTCGAGGAGCACGGCATCGAGGTCCCCGAGACGTGGGACGCGTACGTCGAGGCCGCCCGCGCGCTGCACGAGGCCGACCCGAGCATCTACATCACCAACGACACCGGCGACGCCGGCTTCACGACGTCGATGATCTGGCAGGCCGGCGGCCAGCCCTACACGGTCGACGGCACCGACGTGACGATCGACTTCACCGACGAGGGCTCGACGGCCTTCGCCGAGACGTGGCAGCAGCTCGTCGAGGAGGAGCTCGTCGCCCCCATCTCGTCGTGGAGCGACGAGTGGTACCAGGGCCTGGGTGACGGCAGCATCGCCACGCTGACCATCGGCGCCTGGATGCCCGGCAACTTCGAGTCCGGCGTGCCGGACGCGGCCGGCGACTGGCGCGTCGCGCCCATGCCGCAGTGGACCGAGGGCGCGTCCGACACCGCCGAGAACGGCGGGTCGGCGATGTCCGTCACCGAGGCCTCCGAGAACAAGGCCCTGGCGTACGACTTCCTGGAGTTCGCGTCCGCCGGCGACGGCGTCCAGATCCGTCTCGACGGCGGCGGCTTCCCCGCGACCGTCGCGGACCTGGAGTCCGAGGAGTTCCTGAGCCAGGAGTCGGAGTACTTCGGCGGCCAGAAGATCAACGAGGTCCTCGCGCAGTCGGCGGCCGACGTCGTCGAGGGCTGGCAGTACCTGCCCTTCCAGGTCTACGCCAACTCGATCTTCAACGACACGGTCGGCCAGGCGTACGTCTCCGGCACGACGATCACCGACGGCCTCGCCGACTGGCAGGACGCCTCGATCACATACGGCAACGACCAGGGCTTCACGGTCGACTGA
- a CDS encoding LacI family DNA-binding transcriptional regulator gives MSQGTHARGRTGPSIADVARLAGVSQQTVSRVSTGATNVRAQTRERVLAAMDQLGYSPNHAARALRSGSFGTIGLIAHRLTRTGESRTFEGVVEAARQHGYTVTLVDVRTPSSSDVSDAARRLGHQAIDGLVVIRAEDATPATLALPPRLPVVVSDSRFIGHHPAVGTDQAEGAALAVQHLLDLGHPTVHHLGGPEDSTPARVRADAWRTRLRAAGREVPAVVHGDWSAASGYAHGARLALDPDVTAVFCANDEMAAGLVRALHEHGRDVPGDVSVVGFDDIPMADYLWPPLTTVRQDFTAIGSELVELLMQQIRERTTLSGHHVVVPTTLVVRASTAPPRAR, from the coding sequence ATGTCGCAGGGGACGCACGCGCGGGGCCGCACCGGCCCGTCCATCGCCGACGTCGCACGCCTGGCGGGCGTCTCGCAGCAGACCGTGTCCCGGGTGTCGACGGGCGCCACCAACGTCCGTGCGCAGACCCGCGAGCGCGTGCTCGCCGCCATGGACCAGCTCGGCTACAGCCCCAACCACGCGGCCCGCGCGCTGCGGTCGGGCTCGTTCGGCACGATCGGGCTGATCGCGCACCGGCTCACCCGTACCGGGGAGTCGCGCACGTTCGAGGGCGTCGTCGAGGCCGCCCGGCAGCACGGGTACACGGTGACGCTGGTCGACGTGCGCACGCCGTCGTCGTCGGACGTGTCGGACGCCGCGCGGCGCCTGGGCCACCAGGCCATCGACGGGCTGGTCGTCATCCGGGCGGAGGACGCCACGCCAGCGACGCTGGCGCTGCCGCCGCGGCTGCCCGTGGTGGTGTCGGACTCGCGGTTCATCGGGCACCACCCGGCGGTGGGTACCGACCAGGCCGAGGGGGCCGCGCTGGCGGTGCAGCACCTGCTCGACCTGGGTCACCCGACCGTGCACCACCTGGGCGGGCCGGAGGACTCGACGCCGGCCCGGGTGCGGGCCGACGCGTGGCGCACCCGTCTGCGGGCCGCGGGGCGCGAGGTCCCGGCCGTCGTGCACGGCGACTGGTCGGCGGCGTCGGGGTACGCGCACGGCGCGCGGCTGGCCCTCGACCCGGACGTGACCGCGGTCTTCTGCGCGAACGACGAGATGGCCGCGGGCCTCGTGCGGGCGCTGCACGAGCACGGGCGCGACGTGCCGGGCGACGTCTCGGTGGTGGGCTTCGACGACATCCCGATGGCGGACTACCTGTGGCCGCCGCTGACCACGGTGCGGCAGGACTTCACGGCGATCGGGTCGGAGCTGGTCGAGCTGCTGATGCAGCAGATCCGTGAGCGCACCACGCTCAGCGGGCACCACGTGGTGGTGCCGACGACGCTGGTGGTGCGCGCGAGCACGGCGCCCCCGCGCGCCCGGTAA
- a CDS encoding type II toxin-antitoxin system Phd/YefM family antitoxin, whose protein sequence is MSEMSIYDAKTHLSRVVALAEAGEETVITKHGRPVARVVPLHPRAARRTPGALRGQITMSEDFDDLDAQDLADWYGA, encoded by the coding sequence ATGAGCGAGATGAGCATCTACGACGCGAAGACGCACCTGTCGCGCGTCGTCGCGCTCGCCGAGGCGGGCGAGGAGACGGTGATCACCAAGCACGGCCGCCCGGTGGCCCGCGTCGTCCCGCTGCACCCGCGCGCCGCCCGCCGGACTCCTGGCGCCCTGCGTGGTCAGATCACCATGTCGGAGGACTTCGACGACCTCGACGCCCAGGACCTGGCGGACTGGTACGGCGCGTGA
- a CDS encoding LacI family DNA-binding transcriptional regulator, translating to MSRRRVTLADVARTAAVSSTTASLVLSGRGDELRISQAVQDRVRAAAAELGYRPNAVSIGLRKGTTRTLGLVSDTVATSPMAGDMIKGAIEAARDHGYMLFIGETEGDPATESALIEAMQDRQVDGIALTSMFTRTRTVPAALELTPTVLLNTLADGPTRAPAVIPDELEAGRGAARLLLEHGHREVHLVGAGPLPEHMPPDTVAGVERLAGMREVLAAEGLAPASGRVCDAWVPAHGFAAMQELLAAPGPPPRAVVCFNDYLAFGVYQALGEAGLRVPDDVSVVSFDSYPIAEWVRPGLTTFEIPHEQLGRRAVELLLHEIRTPRGDQPTGPGPVHRIPMPLRVRGSVARA from the coding sequence GTGAGCCGCAGACGCGTGACCCTGGCGGACGTCGCACGCACCGCGGCGGTGTCGTCGACGACGGCCTCGCTCGTGCTGTCCGGGCGCGGCGACGAGCTGCGGATCTCCCAGGCCGTGCAGGACCGCGTGCGCGCCGCGGCGGCCGAGCTGGGCTACCGGCCGAACGCCGTCTCGATCGGCCTGCGCAAGGGCACGACCCGCACCCTCGGGCTCGTCTCCGACACCGTCGCGACCTCCCCCATGGCCGGCGACATGATCAAGGGCGCCATCGAGGCCGCCCGTGACCACGGCTACATGCTGTTCATCGGCGAGACCGAGGGCGACCCCGCCACCGAGAGCGCGCTCATCGAGGCCATGCAGGACCGCCAGGTCGACGGCATCGCGCTGACCTCGATGTTCACCCGCACCCGCACGGTCCCGGCGGCGCTGGAGCTGACGCCCACGGTGCTGCTCAACACCCTCGCCGACGGCCCCACCCGGGCGCCCGCCGTGATCCCCGACGAGCTCGAGGCCGGCCGCGGTGCCGCCCGCCTGCTCCTCGAGCACGGCCACCGCGAGGTCCACCTCGTCGGCGCCGGCCCCCTGCCCGAGCACATGCCGCCCGACACCGTCGCCGGCGTCGAGCGGCTGGCCGGCATGCGCGAGGTGCTGGCCGCGGAAGGGCTCGCCCCGGCGTCGGGGCGCGTGTGCGACGCGTGGGTGCCGGCCCACGGGTTCGCCGCGATGCAGGAGCTGCTCGCCGCCCCCGGGCCACCGCCCCGCGCCGTCGTCTGCTTCAACGACTACCTCGCGTTCGGCGTCTACCAGGCGCTCGGCGAGGCCGGTCTGCGCGTGCCCGACGACGTCTCCGTCGTCTCGTTCGACAGCTACCCCATCGCCGAGTGGGTGCGCCCGGGCCTGACGACCTTCGAGATCCCCCACGAGCAGCTGGGGCGGCGCGCGGTCGAGCTCCTGCTCCACGAGATCCGCACGCCCCGCGGCGACCAGCCCACCGGCCCGGGCCCCGTGCACCGCATCCCCATGCCCCTGCGCGTCCGCGGCTCGGTCGCCCGTGCCTGA
- a CDS encoding beta-galactosidase family protein, whose protein sequence is MPTFEIGEHDFLLDGQPHQVLSGALHYFRVHPDLWADRIRSARLMGLNTIETYVAWNVHAPTPDVFDTTGPRDLGRFLDLVAAEGMHAIVRPGPYICAEWDNGGFPAWLFAMPGVGVRRNEPTYMKAVQQYLEHVLPIVAERQVTRGGPVIAVQVENEYGAYGDDKDYLRALVAINRAQGIDVPLLTCDQADDAMLERGGLPELHRTATFGSRTAERLEILRRHQPTGPLMCMEFWCGWFDHWGAHHHTTDAAASAADLDALLAAGGSVNIYMVHGGTNAGFTNGANDKGVYQPTVTSYDYDAPIAEDGTRTAKYDAFREVLGRYTPLADETAPTRRPAPALTVPQGRTVDLWTAVAGLDGWVDAHDVPTHDQVGAAHGFVLHRTHVDLDAPAVLAFGEVRDRAQVFLDGRQVGVVDRSERATSITLPAGAARLDVLVEDQGRVNYGPRIGEPKGLIGPATLGGAPLTGWRVLPVDVDAIAAAPGLASDAPATHAPLPGPSFTVYEADLPVADLFVSTRGWGKGVVWVNGTSLGRYWSKGPQTTLYAPGPLVTGRGDRVVVLELLGAPDGALHLVDAPDLGHTEH, encoded by the coding sequence ATGCCGACGTTCGAGATCGGCGAGCACGACTTCCTGCTCGACGGTCAGCCGCACCAGGTCCTCTCGGGCGCGCTGCACTACTTCCGCGTGCACCCCGACCTGTGGGCCGACCGGATCCGGTCCGCGCGCCTCATGGGTCTCAACACCATCGAGACCTACGTGGCGTGGAACGTGCACGCGCCGACGCCCGACGTGTTCGACACGACCGGGCCGCGCGACCTCGGCCGGTTCCTCGACCTCGTCGCCGCCGAGGGCATGCACGCGATCGTGCGCCCCGGCCCGTACATCTGCGCCGAGTGGGACAACGGCGGGTTCCCCGCGTGGCTGTTCGCCATGCCCGGCGTGGGCGTGCGCCGCAACGAGCCGACGTACATGAAGGCCGTGCAGCAGTACCTCGAGCACGTGCTGCCGATCGTCGCCGAGCGTCAGGTGACCCGTGGCGGGCCCGTGATCGCCGTGCAGGTGGAGAACGAGTACGGCGCCTACGGCGACGACAAGGACTACCTGCGCGCGCTCGTCGCGATCAACCGCGCCCAGGGGATCGACGTGCCGCTGCTGACGTGCGACCAGGCCGACGACGCGATGCTCGAGCGCGGCGGCCTGCCCGAGCTGCACCGCACCGCGACCTTCGGCTCGCGCACCGCCGAGCGCCTGGAGATCCTGCGCCGCCACCAGCCCACCGGGCCGCTGATGTGCATGGAGTTCTGGTGCGGCTGGTTCGACCACTGGGGCGCCCACCACCACACCACCGACGCCGCTGCCTCGGCCGCCGACCTCGACGCGCTGCTCGCCGCCGGCGGGTCCGTGAACATCTACATGGTCCATGGCGGCACCAACGCCGGGTTCACCAACGGCGCCAACGACAAGGGCGTCTACCAGCCGACCGTCACGTCGTACGACTACGACGCCCCGATCGCCGAGGACGGCACCCGGACCGCCAAGTACGACGCGTTCCGCGAGGTGCTCGGCCGCTACACGCCGCTCGCCGACGAGACCGCGCCCACCCGCCGGCCCGCGCCCGCGCTGACGGTGCCGCAGGGTCGCACCGTCGACCTGTGGACCGCGGTCGCCGGGCTCGACGGCTGGGTCGACGCGCACGACGTGCCGACGCACGACCAGGTCGGCGCCGCGCACGGCTTCGTCCTGCACCGCACGCACGTCGACCTCGACGCCCCCGCCGTGCTGGCGTTCGGCGAGGTCCGCGACCGCGCGCAGGTGTTCCTCGACGGTCGGCAGGTCGGCGTCGTCGACCGGTCCGAGCGGGCCACGTCGATCACCCTGCCCGCCGGTGCTGCGCGCCTGGACGTGCTCGTCGAGGACCAGGGCCGCGTCAACTACGGCCCCCGCATCGGCGAGCCCAAGGGGCTGATCGGCCCCGCGACCCTCGGCGGCGCTCCGCTGACCGGCTGGCGGGTGCTGCCCGTGGACGTCGACGCGATCGCCGCGGCCCCCGGCCTGGCGTCCGACGCCCCCGCGACCCACGCGCCCCTGCCCGGCCCGTCGTTCACCGTCTACGAGGCCGACCTGCCCGTCGCCGACCTGTTCGTCTCCACCCGCGGGTGGGGCAAGGGCGTCGTCTGGGTCAACGGCACGTCCCTGGGCCGGTACTGGTCGAAGGGGCCGCAGACCACGCTCTACGCGCCGGGTCCCCTGGTCACCGGCCGCGGCGACCGCGTCGTCGTGCTCGAGCTGCTCGGCGCCCCCGACGGCGCCCTGCACCTGGTCGACGCCCCCGACCTGGGCCACACCGAGCACTGA